taataagtatttttcaaaaatttaaacgcagagtgaaagactacgttaggaccgagggcccaaagtccctgaaaacttctatgtttattttaataagttacaggggtgaaagaataagaaaatttagtgtgatagtttcaaaaatgtcattaaaaaaaaactttttattcatttcaagggacttttggccctcggtaataaagtaatcttttctgcgtttaaatttttcaaaaatacttattagttttctcataattcgaaaaaaatgattacatttaaaatacaggcgccaaattttgcattgtgttcctttccccttaaagtttgtcgcacttatttagaaacaccctgaattgataaagaacaaatctagttgttaaacataagcgaattaataaaaaaaaacagaatgttaaggaaaccggagtctatagttgggttttaatttaagtatttaataatgcccggtacaccataaaaatttaactggttagtaatggtgtcgctcctggcggattactaatcaactttcactggtaatttttaaatttattatttaattgttatcgcttaatatttacaacgcaaaaaagtaattaaattataatcgatttttttaagattttgctaatcattttgacgttctattgataaaatatgaatttcttacttcggatactttcacaattatcgtatagatggcggtaagattaatatattaatttataattagatattacggaacattaaaaaaacttaaattcagtatttaaaacgtattgtatatttaaggtaaaaatatataacacagctttgacaaactaatactttttataattaatgtttttaattttaattttaaattaatcactttgacatttatgtcaaatttccagtaatcgtttacagacttgtcactactggcgctcgagaatttgtaaatatcccttctacgtacgagctcacagcgtatagcggtattgttaaagaattaggctataacatattaaaaaaatcacttaaatctgccaacagttttaggaaatataagacattaaaaatgacaaaatttttaagtggacggatttctatatgcacgcaagtttatataaaaatatattatattgaactaaaatcatcttaataacataccttttaatgttctttataatttagagcacgaaatattgtaaaatatttcagtttctctgtaaatacagtgaaattatttaaaaacaaatgagaactgtcagaattaatcggtctaccaatagatgttgccaagtttcaacttcatggcttgttaagtaaaggtggctatgtcAGTGTTAACCTTAGACAAGgatcttttttccttgtctaggTGTTAACAACTGTAATATTTAACCTCAAAATATGTTCATTGACAGCTGGTAGCTGTTAACCTTAATGGGATAAAGGCCGTAGTTAAttaaattgaaattaaaattaaaggACAAATCGTAAATTAAGTAATAAAAAATTGCATACAGATTATTTGAATATttctttattaataaaaatatacatataaaattgttttaataatattCTGGCGTTTGGCAGCAGGAAAAAAGACACATGATTCCAGTTACAATTTCGGCTACACAAAATCCTAATTGCATCCCACAAATAACATATTCGAATCTTAATATCTCACTTTGCCATATCATTAAATAGACTACTCCCAATACTGACGGAATTGTTAATAAAATAGCTACAATGACTGGCCATTCTGGAAATATTTTCAAGTTACGAATAGGTGCTAATAACAATTAACAATGAAACACTTACTTCTCTCTGTCAGATTCCCTCTACTAGCTAGTAATACTCTTAAGATTTCTATGAAACATACTCCTATTAATACACCAAAATCGGTAGAATAATGGTCCAAACCAATAAAGCTAAAATACTTTACGGATATCATACATATCTCACAAATGGCGAATAATCCAAAGTAGTAGGAATTTAAGTAAAGCAATACTTCGAAGGTTAAAGAAACGTTCATTTTCAACATTGTGCGATTAATGTTTGTATCGTCTTCGTCAGAAATATTTACGTTTAAAATTATCTACGATCGATAATAAGATGAGGGTTAGTTGGGCGGTAAGTTTTTGagtgtttaattattttcattccTGTAATGTTGGCTCTACTGGCTCTACTGATAAAAGCTGATTTTTGGCGAGCTTGAAATTTAAGCGAATTTCAATAATCAATAATCATTTCAATAATCATAGGAATCATAGCACAAtatttatgaaaataaatttaaatttgcaaataattcaaaaaccccTTCTAAAATTCCTATcatctttgtttttaatttaaaccacatttaaattaattttgaacattttgcTCTTTTGCTGTCAGTGTCAAATGTCAAATTGAAAAAATAGAATTTTGCCGATGGGGTTTGTAGAAGTGCTTCCATTTCAATGAAATGATTCTTTTTCAAATACTACATTATTAATAGGTTTCTTGGCATTACAAACTGTGAATTACCGAAATTGCCATGTATTCAGGAAGCGATTCTAACGAGTCCCAAAAGTATGCTCAGTCTCAGTGGCCGCTTAATCCAGCATCTTTTCAAAACGTACCGGGTGAACAAGTTGATTGGGCAGTCTTAGCACAGCAATGGATTATGATGAAGGAGGCAGGTCCGCCTCCGATGCCCACTGAACCCCCCGGAGTCTCTAGCAAGAAAAAACCTCACCGTGAAAAGGAACCAGATTCAGGAAACGACAAAGAACCCCCGCCTCCACCTACGTGGAATTCTAATGAGACTGCTCCAGCACCAGGAACGGAAGCCTGGAATTGGAATAACCAAAACCAATCGTGGAATTGGAATAATAGTTGGACTTCTCCAGTTCCACCTCCGGCTCCTAGTATTAGTGGATTGAAAGCACCATTGTTACCTACTCCTGTTAATTCATATGCTGAGCCTCCTGAAACTATTACTGATAATGCGGTACCTTTTGGCAGGTAAATTCTACATTTTCTGAAAGAAATGTAGCATCTCAATTTGGCATTTCTATTTCGTCTATATATGAAAAACTTTCCATTTTGGATAGCAACAAGGGGCCAGGTCCAGATGGTCTTCCACCTtcttttcttaaacacttaagCTTTTTACTTTCTAGACCTCtttttcacatttttaacctGTCATTAAAGACAGGGATGTTCCCAGCCTACTGGAAAACTACCTTTATTACCCCAATACTAAAATCTGGAGATAAGTCTCAAGTGAACAATTATCATCCGATTAGCATTCTGAGTTGTATTCCCAAAGTTTTTGAGAGTCTTGTTTGTGACTATTTGTGAGCAAGTTTAAAAGGCTGTTTTATCGACCAGCAATTTGGATTTCTCTCCAGCTCCACTAAACTTAATTTATTGACATTTACTGACTTCCTTGTGGAATCTCTTGAAGGTGGCTTCCAGGTTCATGCTGTATACACAGACTTTACAAAGGCGTTTGACTGGGTAAATCACAAGATTTTAATCAATAAGTTGAGAGGTCTGGGTATCCAGGGTGAGCTTTTAGAATGGTTGTTATCATACCTATCTGAAAGAATACAAATAATATGTGTTCAGGGTTTTCAATTGTTTGAAATTAAGGTACCTTCAAGAGTGTCACAAGGGTCACATCAGGGACCCCTTCTATTCAATATCTATGTTAATGATATTGCCTCCTGTTTCCACTTTGCTTTTTTCCTAATGtttgctgatgatttaaaattatatttgaaaatcGAGAATGATAGTGACTATCAAAAATTACAATCTGACTTGGATCAGTTGAGCTATTGGTGTGATAGCAACGGAATAGAACTTAATGTTAAAAACTATCACTTAATGGTTTTTGGTCGAAATAGAACTCATACAAATCATATCTATACTATTAAGGATTGTCCTTTAGACTCTGTATCTCAGATAAAAGACCCAGGTGTTGTGCTCGATTCCAGCTTATCCTACATCCCCCATATCTCATCTATTGTCTCAAAATCACTTAAACTTTTAGGGTTTATTAAACGTTGTGCTAaagactttctaaatatcccatccataaaaatattgtattgttCACTTGTGAGACCTCACCTAGATTACTGTTCATGTGTTTGGTCTCCACACTATAACACCCATGTTCAAGCTACTGAGAGAGTTCAGCACAAGTTCTTAAGATTTGTTGCATTTAAATAAAACCAGATGGTTGATGAAATTAACTATTTTAATATGGAAAAGTCTCTCAACATAACCTCTCTCCAAATCCGAAGTATGCATAAGGATCTCACAATGTTTTATAGCATACTACACTCCAATAAATTTGTTCCCAACTATTGGGGAAAATTAGTCTCCATGTTCCCAGTAGACAAACAAGGCTAAATCAACCCTTTTACGTTAGACCCCATCGCACAAACTATGGACACAACTCCTTCATGTCTAGAACACCTAGGTTTGCTAACCAATATTCGGAAAGTTTAGATTGTTATAGTTTTCCAAAAGAATTTAAAGCTCAGCTTAAAAACTGTATGTGATAACTTAATGTCCTTGTGTTCTGTACATTTTTGTTTGTTAATGTTTGTCATTTAATGTTCCTAGTTTgtatgattaaaatttttaaattcactgtagaTTAGGTTAAAAATCTCCTGTGATTAATGTTTATACTGTATTTTAATTGGGTGATTGCcagttgacaaaaaaaaagaaatttcaCCTAAAAAAAGGGCTATTGATTATGTCCAAAAAAAGATGGCTAGGAGGAACTGTAATGTAGGTGTttaattgttttatatggtcaatggaccgccaaatatgaaaaaaccgcagaGTGTTACGCTACCATTTAAAAcagtgcgtttttgagaaagggtcCGTATGCACTAGGGTGGATAGGGTTGAATTCTAtgcactttttaaacatatacaTCTACAGATATGATAGGAAGGAAATGGAATCGATTctagaacaggccaagacccaatATAGGTTgaagagccaatgatgatgatgacatctacagaaaagttgttcaaaattaaatttcctatcaaAATATCACTTTCTTATgccaaaaatgatttaaaaaacatgatttttttctttttgctccataacttttTTTACAGGTATATACCTACGTATAGGTATGACTTCACAGAAAAGACTTTAACCTTCCTTTTTAAAAGGACGTTTGGTAGAAACCTTTAGAATTTTTGGTATCTAAGATATCGACCCCCTGCATAGAATAACCTAACTAACATTTTTGGCGATTTTGAGTTATAGTGTTCTTCTTGTACAACTTTTTATGCTTTATCTGCCAATGTTGTAGCTGTAAGTTACAGTTGTTACAATTTTATTCGCCGTACTGGCTGCTAAGTTCTGATAATTTTGTGCAGGTAGATACTACAGGTGTGTCAGATAAAACCATCATAAGTGGCAGTTACAATATTAATCGATTAACTTTATATTTATATCAAAAACtgtaatagtaggggagcgaagtatgctaaattgcagtcactcgagcgctttggggacctattgggttgtaaagagtaggtcctaaaaccaataaaagttaagtaaagttttccatttcagtggggactttctatttttaatttaatttttcatttccaacaatcgttttttccgcttatagcgccatctatccataatttgaaaaaatgtttcgaataaaagttgcttatttttacgtaaagaatgcaaatctggaataaaaatttggggctcctatttaagatttttaagtaaacccccacccacctccgtgggtgtcgtgtttggtaatatttgatagatttttcaaaaatattgattaagtgtattttgcagtttttcaatcgaatgtttattttgcgaaatatcgcgggatttgtatttaaaattttaaatttaccccccacccctctccgtgggaggtcatgtttggtatcatatggatttttgaaaaatattgaacacatattttttagtttttcgattctaacgttcatttcgcgaattattcgcttttttttgtgaaactttttaactcaaCCATTTCCTGATGCAccgctcaaatcatcagatttttgaaatatacactgttttgcatgtccttaacttaccttatcttaatctgacattttcgaatatttttaaggatagatttttttttcgggccccctaacgaactcccctgtgttaagagctaatatatggtagagctacatctgcagggcaccaggtttctccccatatgataatctgatgcgctcgaataactgcaaaaatcccacTTGGGTTCCCCTACCTTAACTATCACAGTTCAAAAAActatcctcttcttcttcttcttctttttgtgtacaTATgcctctgtctgtttttcaatgtgcctccagtaagttgccattccattgttttcgtgGTTTTTCCACTTatcgtcttcctattgaggaACCGTCTCTCACTGTCCTTACTATActctgttgtcattcggcttatgttgTCGTTCCATTTTACttttctgtttttcacccagttattaatgttgtccaccttgcatatctgtcgtatatctgcacttttagctctatcccatagtgtcttgccatcgatttttcgaagtgttttcatttctgctgtttctagtattttttttgtcctttctgtatcaggttgtgtttctgctgcatatgtcattataggcctgatgactgttttgtaaattctgcctttcacttcttttctagtatttttatttctccttattgtgtcattcaggcagtGTGCTGCTCTGTtggctttattcacctgatcttccacttcggtttcaagctttccgtagctagatagtgtgatgcctagatatttaaactccatgacttgttctatttcTAACTTATTCTAAAAGAGGAATTTAACATTTATATATGTAATTACTTACTTCTTACACTGAATAAATGTCAcatgcatataaaaaaagaaatcaaACAAATTGGTATCTTTTTTATCATTTCTGATATAAATGCTGGTTACAATGTTATTCATTGCAAGGGTCGATATGATTTTTTAGTTTTCCAGTCACACTATTTTTGGGtaaattttcactatttttttacAAACATTGTTTACAaacatataacttttttattgggCAAAAAGAAAAATCGcgttttttttgtgtttttgttttgcttagctttgaatatatttttatcaaaatagattatttttgattttaaaaagtgACCTTTCAATAGGAAATTAATTTTGAACAACTTTTCTGTAGATGTATATGTACGAAATGTGCATAGAATTCACCCTAATGCACCTTAGTGTGCAGAGACTTACTCACACCTTTCTCAAAAATGCACTCCTTTATATGgcagcactccacggttttttcatatttgagGGTCCATTgatcatatgaaacaataaaacctttaaaATCATGGTTCCTTTCTAAAGTATATAATCAATCAATTCTAAAAACtgacaaaatttttgaaaacaatACTTTAGTTTGTATTTGGCATCATTGCATTATCATATATTAGTATTAGAGGATATAAAGCTGCTGAGTTGTACGTTGTATTTGGCAAggacttaaaataaaaatattaataattggtAGGATTGTAACATTGTTTAGATGTAATTGAATGTGAATGTCAATCAATTTCTGactattaaatattatatttcagTAACGCTAATTCTAATAGTTCTCATTACTGGAACAGCTCTTCAACTTCTTCAAAACACATAAAACCACATAACAAAAGGTACAGCAAAGTGAATGTGCCTATTAGACAATCTGCAGCCCTTCCCCCTATGCCAGTTTCAGCAGTTGATCCAGTCACATTAACTCCTGCATCTTTGGATACAGCTAAAAGAAAGCAATTACCAGCCTGGATCAGGGAAGGTAAGCAGTTTTATTTGGATATTGTAGAGCCTGTGAGTTTCATATCCGCTGGGAGGGTTGACATAGAGAGGATATGAAATTTCGACAGCGCTTCTCATGGTGACGTAAATTGTGGGGGACGGTTGTAtgttagtgatgttgattatagttactttcgagtaattgttacaaatcgttacttttgtataaagtaatcatttacagtattcatTACTTTGATTGAGAATCACATTTCTcagtatgtacatattttgtattaggatattttgattacaatgtttacttttgtatttgagtaccagtAATAATATCGAGAAttgcatttctcagtatttcgtattAGATCCGATATAACAGTGACCTTCACCGATAtttttaatggatagaaattaaatgatatgtaatctattatgttaaaaattattaaaaacaaggggtgctcgacataattttgtccagactaattaataattaaaaatgatttttttttataaattctgctaattttttggcccgggcagatataaacattcatccatgattaaattgaagagcataggactcaatgagtctccctgtcttattccgctgcctatatctatagattctgtaagttgtccatctattccgACTTCCATTTTGCTGTTATGGTAGATTTTTTCAATAGTTTTATGATATCTAAGGGaaattctctattatacagaagatggattacatctgtGAGTCTTAActctactctgtcaaatgccttcatCAAgccaatcagacatagaaatgctggtctattatactctagtgatttctgagtaatttgctttatgacgaatattgcatcgttACACAATCTTctagtacgaaaaccctgttgttcatctgctaaacttatcctctgattcattaggtcttgtaaaaatttagttgtaagttttagagtatttaacaagttgataactctgtagttttctggctgcttttatctcctttttgaatagtagaattagttcgcttgttctccattcttccagtattttattgtgttttatgattttgttaattaatgttgttaattgttctgtcattgctgctccacaatatcagtaatctcgagtaatctgtttgcatcaattaagcgtcaaaacaaaccctcgaaactctagatgacacaccttagcagtaaccctgggcacccaggtgcttcggaggtcggttcttaTTGCATATTCGTGTCCAGTGACCTCAAGTACCACGAAGtaagaaaatctggcccttaaccCTTAAAcacccaaccttttttaggttccatgtacccccaagggtgggtaaaaaatgtccacctcgaaaatagctaatatatttattgagagttgttggaaatggattaaacttaagattcttatgcttaataaacacagcatcttctaaaatattaatataaacaatttacaaaccttacaacaaaattacaatgtacatcaaaattaacataccagtaaaagccagtaattcagatttgtcaatgttctccacattcttcctttcaacctCCTCATTGGTGGATAATTATGCAGATtctgtaattatacgtcgataattatatgaattatcttcctaccaacgagaaattatatagaaacctttagtaacaagttttaccaagggtgtactttttatgcccacccatatttaactcaagatgctacttttattttcaaaaatatcggtagaaccaaattaatattcgataaagggctgtctttttaacaataaataatttttaaaaaaattttaaacacgtaataaatatgttacaagggaatacgcattaggtggacattttttacccacccttgggcgtttaagggttaatatactgatttaacatgtttatgcatttttggatgcgttttatacactttaaaatgtaataatgcatttccacccatttttctattgtagacttttttccagacgtcatcctaatcctaaatacaatacaaaaagttgcaagtctctaggtacctactatatttaaaaatatatttattcgtgtgtttttagtgttaaatgccctggtctgataaaaacaatgccatacctacatgtaaaattaaagttgatgatcacagtctagaaatattatcatttctacattttTTCTGGTCAATCTAAgctaggtatttttttttctaggcctgattAGAATaatgtgtatttattattaaaatgtgctgcatttttattttcaaaggaacaaacatctgtgaattatctacctcgacaaatcatATTTTATCGTATAGACATCTGTGTCTGGGTGcgctttattaaataatttacttccctctgtttcagctacttctcagcgccctgtaatctGTAAAACTCTccatagccttcgcccttcagagataaaattttagttaactgtattGATACCGAACACTTGTGGGATACCGGTCCGATTCTgatatcaaccgattgtagatacaatactcaaaataggtactcgctctgatacgattggtacgaagtaacgaagtaattagagtaatcaaagtaacgatttgcctctctgtatagtaatcgttacttccggtattcgtaagtaacgagtactttgtaacgaatagttactttttcaacatcactattgTATGTACATTAaaattacatttatattttaaaaatgccTGGTCAGATCACGGCTTTTGTTTCATTATTGATTGTTTATTAAGTGGAGAAATAGTGGAGTGATATTCTTTAGTTTTTTTACATCCAAAAATAGGTTGGATCAAAGAAAAAAATGGATTATAGCTTTGTTGAATAATAAATTATGGCACAGTGTtgccattttttttgtttaatgtatACGAATGTttaaaatgaaatataaatatacacTTTTAGGAAATCATATTTTTTGTTATGAGAAGCtataatttttgaatttatata
The window above is part of the Diabrotica virgifera virgifera chromosome 2, PGI_DIABVI_V3a genome. Proteins encoded here:
- the LOC114328527 gene encoding transmembrane protein 80-like produces the protein MLKMNVSLTFEVLLYLNSYYFGLFAICEICMISVKYFSFIGLDHYSTDFGVLIGVCFIEILRVLLASRGNLTERKWPVIVAILLTIPSVLGVVYLMIWQSEILRFEYVICGMQLGFCVAEIVTGIMCLFSCCQTPEYY